ATTGGAAGAAGTCTCCTGCGCCCTTCCCACGATGTCTTATATTCTTTCAGGTTAAACTCATCCAATACCTTCTCTGACACTAAAAGCATGTATGCTATGGCTGAGCAATGGGCTGGTGAAAGATGTTTCTCCTCCTTATTCTCCAACGTCATGTACTCCTGGATGTCATCGAGAACTGAATAGTCATTCATTTCAGTCAAACACAGGAGAAGATTAATGCATCTCTCAGGGGAAATGTCAAACATTTGCATCTGCTTCAGGTACAGTTTCGATTCCTCGATGCTCTCTGGGCTGACTTGGACTTGCTTCAGTACGCCTCGCAGGAGCATCTGGACAGATTCCAATGAAAGACCATGAATGAACCGCAAAAACATATCTAGATGTCCGTCGTTACTCTCTAATGCTTTATCCACAGCAGCCTTCAGAAACTCATGCATCTGCGGATATCTTGCTGTATCATCACTTGACTTTACACAATGGAAATATTCATCAATGCTACCAGCTGTGTATCCATGGAACACATACAAGGCAGCAAGAAACTCTTGAACACTGAGATGAATAAACAGGTACACCGTCCTTTGATAAAACACAGCCTCTTTTCTTACAATCTCAGTGAACACTCCGGTGTGTATTGCAGCTTCATTAACATCAATGCCAACTTTACTCAGGTCCTCCTCTGAAAACATGAATTTTTTTTCAACAAGATTTTCAAATGCAAGCTTTCCTAATTTCAGGAGAATGTCTTTGTCTGACTGCAAGAGTTTCTGTGGATCAGTCTCATTTCTGCCATTGTACTTCTCATTTTTCAGACTGGTCTGGATCAGCAAGAAGTGTGTGTACATCTCGGTAAGAGTTTTAGGTATTGGTCCGCTTTCACCTTTGCACAGCATTTGCCCAAGGACCATGGCGTAAATCCAACAAAAGATTGGTATCTGGCACATTGTGTATAAGCTTCGAGATGGCTTGATATATGACATAATCCTGCAGACTGTGCTGTCATCACTGAACTTTTTCCTGAAGTACTGCTCTTTCTGTGCATCTTTGAAGCCTTGAACCTCTGTTGTTTGGCTGATGTACTTGGAGGGAATCTGATTTGTAGCTGCTGGTCGAGATGTTATCCAGAgacgagcagagggaagcagattCCCCTTGATGAGATTCGTGAGCAAAATGTCAACTGATGTTGGTTTTGTTACATCAGACAATCTCTTGTTTTGATGGAAATCCAGTGGAAGTCGACATTCATCAAGTCCATCGAGGATGAAGAGAGTTTTGCAAGCAGACAAGACTTTGGCATCCTCAAGGTCTGTAAGTTCAGTGTGGAATTCTTTCAAGAGTTCAAATAGACTAAATTGGTCACTGAGAGTCAAATTCAGCTCACGCAGGGGaagcagaaaaatgaaatctATATCCTGATTTGCTTTCCCTTCTGCCCAATCCAGAATGAACTTCTGCACTAACACAGTTTTTCCAATTCCAGCAATTCCCTTGGTCAGCACAGTTTTTATTGTCTTCCGTGTACCTTCTAAAGGTTTAAAGATGTTGTTGTGGTCAACAGCTGCATCATCTGCACTGCTTGTTGTGAATGCAGAATTAATTTGCCACATTTCATGCTCTGCACTCGACTGGCTTTTCTCCCCAGTGATGCTCACTTCTGTGTAAACCTCATTTAAAAAGGCTTCATTCCCTGTAGTGCCTTCCAAAATGTGCTCAACTTTTTCTTGCAGATTGGCTTTATGCATTCCTTTAACTCGCTCCAGGATTGCATCCACtgaaaaagagtgaaaagaaTCAAACACAGGAATACAGTTGTCTCAGAGGATTAGTGCTTAAGTGTATgacttttatttgtttataattAACAAAGCACTACTTACCCTGTGGGCCACTATGGTCACTGAAAGAAAGGGAATAAAAATATAATCTACTATATTTTACAATGAACTACAGtttatataaaacaaaaacacatttaaataatGGTTGGACTGCTGAAACACAGCTTACGAAATACAAAACATGCAGAGAGGACTGTTTTTCCCCCTAAAAGCCTCTCAAATggttattgattgattgattgattgaaggGACACAATTCCCTTTCACCTTACAAAGAGAAACTTACCCTTGGTGTGCTGCACTTCTCCCTGACATCTGCAAGGTGTCATCTATTAGCACAACAAAAGAGGGACATCAGGTTTT
The Centroberyx gerrardi isolate f3 chromosome 12, fCenGer3.hap1.cur.20231027, whole genome shotgun sequence genome window above contains:
- the LOC139919367 gene encoding NLR family CARD domain-containing protein 3-like isoform X1, with amino-acid sequence MDQLGGVQMADSVITAESGSCNVIPQLSNCNIGGSVSINVAMQSHGGNDTLQMSGRSAAHQGDHSGPQVDAILERVKGMHKANLQEKVEHILEGTTGNEAFLNEVYTEVSITGEKSQSSAEHEMWQINSAFTTSSADDAAVDHNNIFKPLEGTRKTIKTVLTKGIAGIGKTVLVQKFILDWAEGKANQDIDFIFLLPLRELNLTLSDQFSLFELLKEFHTELTDLEDAKVLSACKTLFILDGLDECRLPLDFHQNKRLSDVTKPTSVDILLTNLIKGNLLPSARLWITSRPAATNQIPSKYISQTTEVQGFKDAQKEQYFRKKFSDDSTVCRIMSYIKPSRSLYTMCQIPIFCWIYAMVLGQMLCKGESGPIPKTLTEMYTHFLLIQTSLKNEKYNGRNETDPQKLLQSDKDILLKLGKLAFENLVEKKFMFSEEDLSKVGIDVNEAAIHTGVFTEIVRKEAVFYQRTVYLFIHLSVQEFLAALYVFHGYTAGSIDEYFHCVKSSDDTARYPQMHEFLKAAVDKALESNDGHLDMFLRFIHGLSLESVQMLLRGVLKQVQVSPESIEESKLYLKQMQMFDISPERCINLLLCLTEMNDYSVLDDIQEYMTLENKEEKHLSPAHCSAIAYMLLVSEKVLDEFNLKEYKTSWEGRRRLLPIVRCCRKALLDHCRLTGQSCESVAAALHAEHTHLRELDLSYNDLTDDAIQLLKTGLMSPHCKLQTLRMNQCYLTAACCEALASVLTQSFHSSHLRELDLSDNDLQDAGVKLLSAGVGNPLCKLETLKLSFCGIAMEGSVSLASALKSNPTHMRELDLSYNHLGDTGVSQLSSRLQDPLCRLESLNVEHGAECWLKSGLKKCEMTLNIFIKEMLLDLPQRSLKLCLPPLSLTDACQLTLDPDTAYETLSLSNGVIFPFWFGEPEWPYSENPEQFDSHSQVLCKEGLTGRCYWEVDLSRGQAIVGVAYKGISRKGKGNECKLGHNDKSWCVSFSAFSYVTSGITAWHNDVRIDVFVKRSFYHGRVGVFLDWEEGTLSYYWITSGTLIHLYTFHAKFTEPLYPAFRVWGKSMIELVDSDTARNPVSRTD
- the LOC139919367 gene encoding NLR family CARD domain-containing protein 3-like isoform X2; protein product: MDQLGGVQMADSVITAESGSCNVIPQLSNCNIGGSVSINVAMQSHGGNDTLQMSGRSAAHQGDHSGPQVDAILERVKGMHKANLQEKVEHILEGTTGNEAFLNEVYTEVSITGEKSQSSAEHEMWQINSAFTTSSADDAAVDHNNIFKPLEGTRKTIKTVLTKGIAGIGKTVLVQKFILDWAEGKANQDIDFIFLLPLRELNLTLSDQFSLFELLKEFHTELTDLEDAKVLSACKTLFILDGLDECRLPLDFHQNKRLSDVTKPTSVDILLTNLIKGNLLPSARLWITSRPAATNQIPSKYISQTTEVQGFKDAQKEQYFRKKFSDDSTVCRIMSYIKPSRSLYTMCQIPIFCWIYAMVLGQMLCKGESGPIPKTLTEMYTHFLLIQTSLKNEKYNGRNETDPQKLLQSDKDILLKLGKLAFENLVEKKFMFSEEDLSKVGIDVNEAAIHTGVFTEIVRKEAVFYQRTVYLFIHLSVQEFLAALYVFHGYTAGSIDEYFHCVKSSDDTARYPQMHEFLKAAVDKALESNDGHLDMFLRFIHGLSLESVQMLLRGVLKQVQVSPESIEESKLYLKQMQMFDISPERCINLLLCLTEMNDYSVLDDIQEYMTLENKEEKHLSPAHCSAIAYMLLVSEKVLDEFNLKEYKTSWEGRRRLLPIVRCCRKALLDHCRLTGQSCESVAAALHAEHTHLRELDLSYNDLTDDAIQLLKTGLMSPHCKLQTLRMNQCYLTAACCEALASVLTQSFHSSHLRELDLSDNDLQDAGVKLLSAGVGNPLCKLETLKLSFCGIAMEGSVSLASALKSNPTHMRELDLSYNHLGDTGVSQLSSRLQDPLCRLESLNVEHGAECWLKSGLKKYACQLTLDPDTAYETLSLSNGVIFPFWFGEPEWPYSENPEQFDSHSQVLCKEGLTGRCYWEVDLSRGQAIVGVAYKGISRKGKGNECKLGHNDKSWCVSFSAFSYVTSGITAWHNDVRIDVFVKRSFYHGRVGVFLDWEEGTLSYYWITSGTLIHLYTFHAKFTEPLYPAFRVWGKSMIELVDSDTARNPVSRTD